The following are encoded in a window of Halosolutus halophilus genomic DNA:
- a CDS encoding metallophosphoesterase family protein, producing the protein MSRIAIIADTHVPTRARAIPDWVAAEIRRADHAIHAGDFDSNESYDRVVDLADGDLTAVRGNVDPATLDLPNAATVDLGGATFVVTHGTGSPAGWHDRVVDAARAETGSSADPIAVAGHTHEVVDTIVDGVRVLNPGSATGASPADRATMFVATVDDGSLAVDLRTA; encoded by the coding sequence ATTGCGATCATCGCCGACACCCACGTGCCGACGCGGGCGCGGGCCATCCCGGACTGGGTCGCGGCCGAGATTCGCCGCGCCGATCACGCGATCCACGCGGGCGATTTCGACTCGAACGAGAGCTACGATCGGGTCGTCGACCTCGCAGACGGCGACCTGACGGCCGTTCGCGGTAACGTGGACCCCGCGACGCTCGACCTGCCGAACGCGGCGACGGTCGATCTCGGCGGCGCGACGTTCGTCGTCACGCACGGCACGGGTTCGCCGGCCGGGTGGCACGATCGAGTCGTCGACGCGGCCCGCGCGGAAACGGGATCGTCCGCCGATCCGATCGCCGTCGCCGGCCACACCCACGAGGTGGTCGACACGATCGTCGACGGCGTTCGCGTGCTCAACCCGGGCAGCGCGACGGGGGCGAGTCCGGCCGATCGGGCGACGATGTTCGTCGCGACCGTCGACGACGGCAGTCTCGCCGTCGACCTGCGAACCGCGTAG
- a CDS encoding 5,10-methylenetetrahydromethanopterin reductase codes for MSADGRGDTTWGIELTPEHPPDRIASLAALAEDQGFDVAFASSHYFNRDPFVVLSRMADATDDIRLGPGVVNPYETHPVKLAAQTATIDEVSDGRAVFGVGAGDRSSLATLGVDRDSPLRRVLETFDLARDLWAGETVTHEGTFTVRDASLNLDPAEIPVYVGAQGPHMLRMSAKHADGVLVNAAHPRDLEWAAGQIEHGLAERPAAHGPFESLAFASASVAGEEDAAREAARPPVAFIVGGAADPVLDRHDIDREAAGAVSDALEAGKLNEAFGHVTPSMIDAFCIAGTTEQVAAQFAAALEHVDGIVVGSPLGPDLEDAIERASEALASATKEQA; via the coding sequence ATGAGTGCTGACGGGCGCGGGGACACGACCTGGGGCATCGAACTCACCCCCGAACACCCGCCCGATCGGATCGCCTCGCTCGCGGCGCTGGCCGAGGATCAGGGGTTCGACGTCGCGTTCGCGAGCAGCCACTACTTCAACCGGGATCCGTTCGTCGTCCTCTCGCGGATGGCCGACGCCACGGACGACATACGGCTGGGACCGGGCGTCGTCAATCCCTACGAGACCCACCCGGTCAAACTCGCGGCCCAGACTGCGACGATCGACGAGGTGAGCGACGGCCGCGCGGTCTTCGGCGTCGGCGCCGGCGATCGATCCTCGCTCGCGACCCTCGGCGTCGATCGCGACAGTCCGCTCCGTCGAGTTCTCGAGACGTTCGACCTCGCGCGCGACCTCTGGGCGGGCGAGACCGTCACCCACGAGGGGACGTTCACGGTGCGGGACGCCTCGCTCAATCTCGACCCCGCCGAGATTCCGGTCTACGTCGGTGCACAGGGCCCGCACATGCTCCGAATGAGTGCGAAACACGCCGACGGCGTGCTGGTCAACGCCGCCCATCCCCGCGACCTGGAGTGGGCAGCGGGCCAGATCGAGCACGGGCTGGCAGAGCGGCCGGCGGCGCACGGTCCATTCGAGTCGCTCGCCTTCGCGAGCGCGAGCGTCGCCGGTGAGGAAGACGCGGCCCGCGAGGCGGCCCGTCCACCGGTCGCGTTCATCGTCGGCGGCGCGGCCGATCCGGTGCTCGATCGACACGACATCGATCGCGAGGCGGCGGGCGCGGTCAGTGACGCGCTCGAGGCGGGGAAGTTGAACGAGGCGTTCGGCCACGTGACGCCGTCGATGATCGACGCCTTCTGTATCGCCGGGACGACGGAACAGGTCGCGGCGCAGTTCGCGGCCGCCCTCGAACACGTCGACGGGATCGTCGTCGGTTCGCCGCTCGGGCCGGACCTGGAGGACGCGATCGAACGGGCGAGCGAGGCGCTGGCCAGCGCAACGAAGGAGCAAGCGTAG
- a CDS encoding coenzyme F420-0:L-glutamate ligase, with product MELEPVTDLPEIRPGDDVAALVADRAALEPGDVLTVASTIVSKAEGRTANLEDYPVSGRAKEIARRIEDVAGEEKDPRFAQAVLEESTELLIDCPFLLTETHFGHICVNAGIDRSNVPDHDILLLPEKPAESAERIRSGLEDRGVEDVAVIVTDTCGRPFRHGQRGVALGWAGMPASRDWRGELDRDGRELGVTVQSVVDELAAAANLVTGEGADGTPAVAVRGWEFGDLEGSDELFRDVEDDLVRQALREWEWGDTE from the coding sequence ATGGAACTGGAGCCAGTGACGGACCTGCCCGAGATCCGTCCCGGCGACGACGTCGCCGCGCTCGTCGCCGATCGGGCCGCCCTCGAACCCGGCGACGTGCTCACCGTCGCGAGCACGATCGTCTCGAAGGCCGAGGGCCGCACGGCGAATCTCGAGGACTACCCCGTCAGCGGCCGTGCGAAGGAGATCGCCCGCCGGATCGAGGACGTGGCCGGCGAGGAGAAGGATCCGCGGTTCGCCCAGGCGGTCCTGGAGGAGAGCACCGAGTTGCTGATCGACTGTCCCTTCCTGCTCACGGAGACGCACTTCGGCCACATCTGCGTCAACGCGGGGATCGATCGGTCGAACGTGCCGGACCACGACATCCTCCTGCTGCCGGAAAAGCCGGCCGAAAGCGCCGAGCGAATCCGATCGGGGCTCGAGGATCGGGGCGTCGAGGACGTCGCGGTGATCGTGACGGACACCTGCGGGCGGCCGTTCCGCCACGGTCAGCGCGGCGTCGCGCTCGGCTGGGCGGGGATGCCCGCGAGCCGCGACTGGCGCGGCGAACTCGATCGCGACGGCCGCGAACTCGGCGTTACCGTCCAGTCCGTCGTCGACGAGCTCGCGGCAGCCGCGAATCTCGTCACCGGCGAGGGAGCGGACGGGACCCCCGCAGTCGCCGTCCGGGGCTGGGAGTTCGGCGACCTCGAGGGAAGCGACGAACTCTTCCGGGACGTCGAAGACGACCTCGTCCGGCAGGCACTCCGCGAGTGGGAGTGGGGAGATACCGAATGA
- a CDS encoding hydantoinase B/oxoprolinase family protein: protein MTGPNDATDSDERIDPVTLEVLRNQLESVAEEMGQTLIRGAYSPNIKERRDCSTALFDSEGRMIAQAEHIPVHLGAMPAAVDAVREHDPRPGDVFVLNDPFTGGTHLPDVTMVSPIAPGSGDGHDGDGSVSGDDADDREIVGYAVSRAHHADVGGMAPGSMPAGAQEIYQEGLRLPPIRLVEDGEVREDVRSLVLANVRNPRERRADLRAQLAANDRAETRLAALFDEHGRGTVLAGFDAVIDYSRERIEDEIAALPDGTYEAIDVLEGDGVTDEDIEISVAVTIDGETIAVDFSGTADQVAGNLNAPLAVAKSAVYFVVRCITDPEIPPNQGCYEPVSVHAPRGSLLNPDPPAAVVGGNVETSQRVTDVVFTALAEAAPDRVPAQGQGTMNNLTIGARDGSVTYYETIGGGFGARADRDGMDGVQVGMTNTLNTPVESIETEYPLRVERYALRPDSGGRGEFRGGLGLERSVTVETDATVSLLTERRRHAPKGVAGGEDGSTGENLIDCDPVPAKTTVDVEAGTTVTVRTPGGGGHGDPSDRDEEAIEADRAAGKVTDRDDRS from the coding sequence ATGACGGGGCCGAACGACGCGACCGATTCCGACGAACGTATCGATCCGGTAACGCTGGAAGTGCTACGCAACCAACTGGAGAGCGTCGCCGAGGAGATGGGTCAGACCCTGATTCGCGGCGCGTACTCGCCGAACATCAAGGAGCGCCGGGACTGCTCGACGGCGCTGTTCGATTCGGAGGGGCGAATGATCGCCCAGGCCGAGCACATCCCGGTCCACCTCGGCGCGATGCCCGCGGCCGTCGACGCCGTGCGCGAGCACGACCCGAGGCCCGGAGACGTGTTCGTGCTCAACGATCCGTTCACAGGAGGGACCCACCTGCCGGACGTGACGATGGTCTCGCCGATCGCGCCCGGCAGCGGCGACGGTCACGACGGCGACGGGAGCGTCAGCGGTGACGACGCCGACGACCGGGAAATCGTCGGCTACGCCGTCTCCCGGGCCCACCACGCCGACGTCGGGGGGATGGCTCCCGGAAGCATGCCCGCCGGTGCGCAGGAGATCTATCAGGAGGGACTGCGACTGCCGCCGATCCGACTCGTCGAGGACGGCGAGGTCCGGGAAGACGTTCGATCGCTGGTGCTCGCGAACGTCCGTAATCCACGCGAGCGCCGGGCCGACCTCCGGGCACAACTGGCGGCGAACGACCGCGCCGAAACTCGACTCGCGGCGCTGTTCGACGAACACGGCCGCGGGACCGTCCTCGCCGGCTTCGACGCCGTGATCGACTACTCCCGCGAACGGATCGAAGACGAGATCGCGGCGCTGCCGGACGGGACCTACGAGGCGATCGACGTCCTAGAAGGCGACGGCGTTACCGACGAGGATATCGAGATTTCGGTCGCGGTGACGATCGACGGCGAGACGATCGCGGTCGACTTTTCGGGCACCGCAGACCAGGTCGCGGGGAACCTCAACGCCCCGCTCGCCGTGGCGAAGAGCGCGGTCTACTTCGTCGTCCGCTGTATCACGGACCCCGAGATCCCGCCGAACCAGGGCTGTTACGAACCCGTGAGCGTCCACGCGCCCCGGGGATCGCTCCTGAATCCCGACCCGCCCGCGGCCGTCGTCGGCGGTAACGTCGAAACCAGCCAGCGCGTGACCGACGTGGTCTTCACCGCGCTCGCCGAGGCTGCGCCCGATCGCGTCCCCGCACAGGGTCAGGGGACGATGAACAACCTGACCATCGGCGCGCGTGACGGCTCCGTTACGTACTACGAGACGATCGGCGGTGGATTCGGCGCGCGCGCCGACCGGGACGGCATGGACGGCGTCCAGGTCGGCATGACGAACACGCTCAACACCCCCGTCGAGTCGATCGAGACGGAGTACCCGCTGCGGGTCGAACGGTACGCGCTCCGGCCGGACAGCGGCGGACGCGGCGAGTTCCGCGGCGGGCTGGGACTCGAGCGATCGGTCACCGTCGAGACCGACGCGACGGTCTCGTTGCTCACGGAGCGCCGCCGTCACGCCCCGAAAGGCGTCGCCGGCGGCGAGGACGGTTCGACCGGGGAGAATCTGATCGACTGCGACCCCGTCCCGGCGAAGACGACCGTCGACGTCGAGGCGGGGACGACGGTTACCGTTCGAACGCCCGGCGGCGGCGGGCACGGCGATCCGAGCGATCGAGACGAGGAGGCGATCGAGGCCGATCGGGCGGCCGGCAAGGTGACCGACCGGGACGATCGGTCGTGA
- a CDS encoding hydantoinase/oxoprolinase family protein — MTCDERGTAGDAVRIGVDVGGTFTDVALSVDDRLVTAKVPTTGAQHVGVLDGIRKACDRAGIEPAGIDDFAHAMTVSVNALLERDGATTALVTTAGFRDVLEIGRQDRPSLYDLDAEKPDPLVPRERRFEIDERTTTDGVERPVDADEVRDLAETLRERDVEAVAVCLLHAYADPENEAIVAETLRDELDVPVSVSHEVLAEFREFERTATTAVDAYVRPTIDGYVGRVVDEAEDVGVPAPRIMQANGGIADAETVREHAVTTVLSGPAAGVVGAAATVDDADVDGLVTFDMGGTSSDVSLVRGGQAERTTDAEIDGLPIRTPMVDVNTVGAGGGSIAWVDAGGALRVGPRSAGADPGPACYGRGGTDPTVTDANVVLGFIGPETALGGEMTLDVAAAHDALERLADAAGLEGALEAARGVYRVANATMTRTIRSVTVERGHDPREFALVAFGGAGPMHAAALADALEIDRVVVPRPGGVLSAFGLLAADESYDAARTVGVNLEAADTGSLESVYDDLVADVLGDASDPDRARVERAADCRYAGQSFELTVPVEGTVDRGTIADRFHDAHERAYGYAMDEAIEVVTLRATATVPGTEPTVRHDGEGDALVDTREAHFPGTGPCETTVFDRDRLEAGTLLSGPAILEQAESTTVVPPAWAGEILGDGTFEMTRATEREVDDR; from the coding sequence ATGACCTGTGACGAACGCGGAACGGCCGGCGACGCGGTCCGGATCGGCGTCGACGTCGGGGGAACGTTCACCGACGTGGCCCTCTCGGTCGACGATCGACTCGTCACCGCAAAGGTGCCAACTACCGGAGCCCAGCACGTCGGGGTACTCGACGGCATCCGGAAGGCCTGCGACCGCGCCGGCATCGAACCGGCCGGAATCGACGACTTCGCCCACGCGATGACCGTCTCGGTCAACGCCCTGCTCGAACGCGACGGGGCGACGACGGCGCTCGTCACCACCGCGGGGTTCCGTGACGTCCTCGAGATCGGTCGTCAGGACCGGCCGTCCCTCTACGACCTGGACGCCGAGAAGCCCGACCCGCTGGTCCCCCGCGAGCGGCGGTTCGAGATCGACGAGCGAACGACGACCGACGGCGTCGAGCGACCGGTCGATGCCGACGAGGTCCGCGACCTCGCGGAGACGCTGCGCGAGCGGGACGTCGAGGCCGTCGCCGTCTGTCTGCTCCACGCCTACGCCGATCCCGAGAACGAGGCGATCGTCGCCGAGACGCTACGCGACGAACTCGACGTCCCCGTCTCGGTCTCCCACGAGGTGCTCGCGGAGTTTCGCGAGTTCGAGCGCACCGCAACGACCGCCGTCGACGCCTACGTCCGCCCGACTATCGACGGCTACGTCGGCCGGGTAGTCGACGAGGCCGAAGACGTCGGGGTTCCGGCCCCGCGGATCATGCAGGCGAACGGCGGCATCGCCGACGCCGAGACGGTCCGCGAGCACGCCGTCACGACGGTGCTGTCCGGTCCCGCGGCGGGCGTCGTCGGCGCTGCGGCGACCGTCGACGACGCCGACGTGGACGGACTGGTCACCTTCGACATGGGCGGCACCTCCAGCGACGTGAGCCTCGTCCGGGGCGGGCAGGCCGAACGAACGACCGACGCGGAGATCGATGGGCTGCCGATCCGGACGCCGATGGTCGACGTGAATACCGTCGGTGCTGGCGGCGGTTCGATCGCGTGGGTCGACGCCGGCGGCGCGCTCCGGGTCGGCCCGAGATCGGCGGGTGCCGACCCCGGGCCGGCCTGTTACGGGCGCGGCGGGACCGACCCCACCGTCACGGACGCGAACGTCGTGCTTGGCTTCATCGGCCCCGAGACCGCCCTCGGCGGCGAGATGACCCTCGACGTCGCGGCGGCCCACGACGCGCTCGAACGGCTGGCCGACGCGGCCGGGCTCGAGGGCGCGCTCGAGGCGGCCCGCGGGGTCTACCGCGTGGCCAACGCGACGATGACCCGGACGATCCGATCGGTGACGGTCGAACGGGGGCACGACCCGCGCGAGTTCGCGCTCGTGGCCTTCGGGGGCGCGGGACCGATGCACGCCGCCGCGCTCGCGGACGCGCTCGAGATCGATCGAGTCGTCGTCCCGCGACCCGGCGGCGTCCTCTCCGCGTTCGGGCTGCTCGCGGCCGACGAAAGTTACGACGCGGCCCGAACCGTCGGCGTGAACCTCGAAGCCGCGGATACGGGATCGCTCGAGTCGGTCTACGACGATCTCGTCGCCGACGTACTCGGGGACGCCTCCGATCCCGATCGGGCGCGAGTCGAGCGCGCGGCCGACTGCCGGTACGCCGGGCAGAGCTTCGAGTTGACCGTCCCGGTAGAGGGGACAGTCGATCGGGGGACGATCGCTGACCGCTTCCACGACGCCCACGAGCGGGCCTACGGCTACGCGATGGACGAGGCGATCGAGGTCGTCACCCTGCGTGCGACGGCGACCGTCCCCGGTACCGAACCGACCGTCCGCCACGACGGCGAGGGCGACGCGCTCGTCGACACCCGCGAAGCGCACTTCCCCGGAACCGGGCCCTGTGAGACGACCGTCTTCGATCGCGATCGGCTCGAAGCGGGCACGCTGCTGTCCGGGCCGGCGATCCTCGAACAGGCCGAAAGTACGACCGTCGTCCCGCCGGCGTGGGCGGGCGAGATCCTCGGAGACGGGACGTTCGAGATGACGCGAGCGACGGAACGAGAGGTGGACGATCGATGA